Proteins co-encoded in one Candidatus Dependentiae bacterium genomic window:
- a CDS encoding aminoacyl-tRNA hydrolase, with the protein MDHKFSNIADLKLIVGLGNPGPRYKDTRHNVGFMVLDELAHKYHATAWKEADKASSCQITLSLPSGQLHTITLLKPLSGMNVSGIHIKPFLKNGIKPEQIALCYDEMEKPFGKSMIRFAGSARGHNGVRSAIEQIGPHFWQLRFGIARPAEKSMVADYVLSPFTAEEKIDLASKIDDCLAILGL; encoded by the coding sequence TCCAGGCCCACGATACAAAGATACCAGACACAACGTTGGGTTTATGGTGTTAGATGAGCTTGCACATAAATATCATGCAACCGCCTGGAAAGAAGCCGACAAAGCAAGCTCGTGCCAAATCACCCTCTCGCTCCCCAGCGGGCAACTACACACAATTACTCTTTTAAAACCCCTTTCTGGCATGAATGTTTCTGGCATTCACATTAAACCTTTTTTAAAAAACGGTATAAAGCCTGAACAAATTGCCTTGTGTTACGATGAGATGGAAAAACCCTTTGGCAAAAGCATGATTCGCTTTGCCGGAAGCGCTCGCGGCCACAACGGCGTGCGATCAGCAATCGAACAAATCGGGCCTCATTTTTGGCAACTACGCTTTGGAATCGCTCGGCCTGCAGAAAAAAGCATGGTAGCAGACTACGTTCTTTCGCCATTTACTGCAGAAGAAAAAATTGACCTGGCATCAAAAATAGATGATTGCCTTGCAATTTTAGGTCTCTAA